The following proteins come from a genomic window of Proteiniphilum propionicum:
- a CDS encoding SusC/RagA family TonB-linked outer membrane protein, which produces MSLFILLICSTNTYAQNIVRGTVEDSKGESLIGVNVMVKGTRQGTVTDGKGEFQLTVNDSKAVVEFSYVGFKTQEVPLNGRNFLNIKLLEDTELLEEVVVVGYGTQKKMHVTGSLAQVEAKDIISAPSGNLTNALVGKLPGLVATQKSGQPGSDGSRLLIRGVSTLGDAAPMIIVDDVQRSFTNLDPNEIESITILKDASAAAVYGMQGAGGVILVKTKRGSLQKPQITYTGKVSYNQNTNYPKFLNGPDFIKYYNKAREMDGLEPLFSEEVYNKVLNGDPEGKYANTNWFDELMKDGASSTHHNISVNGGNETAKYFISLGYFDQGGIVDKFAFKRYNLRSNIDVNLNNNFKLGLDLGARQEDRKSGYYSVSNQSWNNPINLAQRMMPITPTEYGGLPVAANIDESAKFNPMAFNSLTGYSNSIMNILISSLTLSWDVPFINGLTVKLKTSYDKDYTTAKSWREQFLMNSYNAKTEEYEIVESNHGEPKESVLRNSSSQAQRLTVQPSISYNKTFDKHNISALLLYEQSSYESENLAATVQGFDLKTLHELNFGKDILNGKKGDAIGGGSYKFNRAGYVGRINYNYDNKYLAELVARYDGSVRFPSENRWGFFPAASFGWRISEEPFFARYKDKIENFKLRASTGLLGNDRIGDFQYLNLMNPNPPTLYIGDKEYISIYTAGNVNREITWEKTATYNVGFDFMLSRGIFGMEFDCFYKLTNDILIPSLGTYPWSLGGNHPSTINGGKVSNKGFEVVLTHQNKVADFQYNVRGNIGWSRNKVLRMNESPNVPDYQKRTGRKMGEKMGFITDGLYQSDEAIIDSPTLAHLSKDQIRPGDIRYVDLNKDGKIDKAQDYTFIGNSNLPELFYGLSLGATWRNFDLSVFFQGAAITDVFLSGVYGNGHVDATIFTRPFHGNGNSPYFLIENSWTPENTNSEFTRLSTIAAEKGNCNGWASDWWIRDGSYLRLKNAQLAYNLKNDFIRNIGINNIRFMLTGGNLFTWSKLTKYNIDPETPEITNGYYPQQRTYEFGINLTF; this is translated from the coding sequence TTGAGCTTATTCATACTTCTGATCTGCAGTACGAACACGTACGCGCAAAATATAGTCAGAGGTACCGTGGAAGATTCAAAAGGCGAGAGCCTGATTGGTGTGAACGTAATGGTTAAAGGTACCCGTCAAGGTACGGTTACTGACGGAAAGGGTGAATTTCAACTTACAGTTAATGATTCAAAGGCAGTAGTTGAATTTTCTTATGTTGGATTCAAAACCCAGGAAGTTCCTCTTAACGGCAGAAACTTTCTGAATATAAAACTACTGGAAGATACAGAGCTTCTGGAAGAGGTTGTTGTGGTTGGTTATGGAACACAAAAAAAGATGCATGTAACTGGTTCTTTAGCGCAAGTAGAAGCCAAGGATATTATAAGTGCACCATCCGGTAACCTGACAAACGCTTTAGTCGGAAAACTCCCGGGGTTAGTAGCGACACAGAAGTCAGGACAACCCGGATCTGACGGTTCCAGGTTGCTTATCCGCGGTGTCTCGACCTTGGGTGATGCTGCCCCTATGATCATTGTGGACGACGTGCAACGTTCATTTACCAATCTAGATCCGAACGAAATTGAAAGCATTACTATTTTGAAAGATGCTTCTGCCGCAGCAGTATATGGAATGCAGGGAGCAGGAGGAGTGATTTTAGTAAAAACGAAAAGAGGAAGCCTGCAAAAACCGCAAATTACTTATACCGGAAAAGTTTCATATAACCAGAACACTAATTATCCTAAATTTTTAAATGGTCCCGACTTCATTAAATACTATAATAAAGCGAGGGAAATGGACGGATTGGAGCCGCTCTTTTCCGAAGAGGTATATAATAAAGTATTGAATGGAGATCCTGAAGGCAAATACGCAAATACCAATTGGTTTGACGAATTAATGAAAGACGGCGCCTCTTCAACTCATCATAATATTTCTGTGAACGGAGGTAACGAAACAGCAAAATACTTCATCTCACTGGGATATTTCGATCAGGGAGGTATTGTAGATAAGTTTGCATTTAAGCGATATAACCTGCGTTCAAATATTGATGTGAACTTAAATAATAATTTCAAATTAGGGCTTGACCTGGGTGCTAGACAGGAAGATCGGAAATCAGGCTATTATTCGGTATCGAATCAGTCTTGGAATAACCCCATCAACCTGGCGCAACGCATGATGCCTATTACTCCAACAGAATACGGCGGCCTGCCTGTGGCGGCCAACATTGATGAATCGGCAAAATTCAATCCCATGGCGTTTAACAGCCTGACCGGATACAGTAATTCCATAATGAACATACTGATATCTTCACTCACTTTATCGTGGGATGTGCCTTTTATAAATGGGCTAACTGTAAAACTTAAAACCTCTTACGACAAAGATTATACCACAGCTAAATCGTGGAGGGAACAATTCCTTATGAACAGCTACAATGCAAAGACAGAAGAATATGAAATCGTGGAGTCCAATCATGGTGAACCTAAAGAGTCTGTCCTGAGAAATAGTAGTTCACAAGCTCAACGACTTACAGTACAACCATCCATCAGCTATAATAAGACTTTCGACAAACACAACATTTCAGCATTACTCTTATATGAGCAATCATCTTACGAATCTGAAAATTTAGCGGCAACCGTTCAGGGGTTTGACCTGAAAACATTACATGAACTTAATTTTGGGAAAGATATATTAAACGGCAAAAAAGGAGATGCTATAGGCGGGGGAAGTTATAAATTTAACCGCGCCGGTTACGTGGGGCGCATAAACTATAACTATGACAACAAATATTTAGCGGAATTAGTTGCCCGTTACGATGGGTCTGTACGTTTCCCATCTGAAAATAGATGGGGTTTCTTTCCCGCCGCTTCTTTCGGTTGGAGAATATCTGAAGAACCGTTTTTCGCAAGGTATAAGGATAAAATCGAGAACTTTAAACTGAGGGCATCAACCGGGCTGTTGGGTAACGACCGTATTGGCGACTTCCAATACCTGAACTTAATGAACCCAAATCCTCCCACTCTTTATATTGGAGACAAAGAATATATCTCTATATATACAGCAGGTAACGTAAACAGAGAAATCACCTGGGAAAAAACTGCTACTTACAATGTTGGATTTGATTTCATGCTGAGCCGTGGCATATTCGGGATGGAATTTGACTGCTTTTACAAATTAACCAATGATATTTTGATTCCAAGTTTGGGCACCTATCCCTGGTCGTTGGGAGGAAACCACCCCAGCACCATTAACGGCGGGAAAGTGAGTAACAAAGGTTTTGAGGTAGTACTAACCCATCAAAACAAAGTGGCCGATTTTCAATACAATGTAAGAGGAAATATTGGCTGGTCGCGAAATAAAGTTTTAAGGATGAATGAAAGTCCCAATGTCCCAGATTATCAAAAACGTACCGGGCGCAAAATGGGAGAAAAAATGGGCTTCATTACCGATGGATTGTATCAGTCCGATGAAGCAATCATCGATAGCCCTACTTTGGCTCATTTAAGCAAAGATCAAATCCGTCCCGGAGATATTCGCTATGTAGATTTAAATAAAGATGGCAAAATAGACAAAGCGCAAGATTACACATTCATAGGAAATAGCAACCTGCCGGAATTGTTTTACGGACTAAGCCTGGGTGCTACATGGAGAAACTTCGACTTATCTGTTTTCTTCCAGGGAGCTGCCATTACCGATGTATTCCTTAGCGGTGTGTATGGAAATGGGCATGTGGACGCCACAATTTTTACACGCCCTTTCCATGGAAACGGAAACTCACCATACTTCCTGATTGAAAACAGCTGGACGCCAGAAAATACGAATTCTGAATTTACCCGGTTGTCAACTATAGCAGCCGAAAAAGGTAACTGCAACGGATGGGCATCAGATTGGTGGATACGCGACGGCAGTTATTTGAGATTGAAGAACGCTCAGTTGGCATATAATTTAAAAAATGACTTCATCCGCAATATAGGTATTAATAATATCCGCTTTATGCTGACCGGAGGGAATCTATTTACATGGTCAAAATTAACAAAATACAATATAGACCCTGAGACACCTGAGATTACAAACGGATATTATCCGCAACAACGAACTTATGAGTTTGGTATTAATCTAACTTTTTAA
- a CDS encoding AGE family epimerase/isomerase, with amino-acid sequence MIDFNTLSIQYRDELLENVIPFWLNHSQDKDYGGYFSCLDRQGNVYDTDKFIWLQGRQVWMFSMLYNSVEKRREWLDCAIQGGEFLRKFGHDGNLNWYFSLTREGKPIIEPYNIFSYTFAAMAFGQLSKATGNEEYAEIAKKTFDIILSKRSNPKGKWNKAFPGTRNLKSFSLPMILCNLSLEIEHLLDNEFLKKTIDECIHEVMEVFLRHELDGLIVENVNEDGSLSDTFDGRLMNPGHAIEAMWFIMDLGKRMNRPELIEKAVETTLKTVEYGWDKEHGGIFYFMDRKGFPTQQLEWDQKLWWVHVETLISLLKGYQLTGSGECLDWFAKVHDYTWSHFKDPRSPEWWGYLNRQGEVLLDLKGGKWKGCFHVPRGLYQCWKIMESINTSRINNSFDFARNVLDNR; translated from the coding sequence ATGATTGATTTTAACACCCTTTCTATTCAATACAGGGATGAATTACTTGAAAATGTGATTCCTTTCTGGCTTAACCACTCCCAGGACAAGGACTATGGCGGATATTTCTCGTGCCTGGACCGGCAGGGAAACGTATATGATACCGATAAGTTCATATGGCTGCAGGGGCGACAGGTATGGATGTTCTCAATGCTATACAACAGTGTGGAAAAACGAAGGGAGTGGCTTGATTGCGCCATTCAGGGCGGAGAGTTCTTGAGAAAATTCGGTCACGACGGCAACCTGAACTGGTATTTCTCCCTCACCCGTGAAGGGAAACCCATCATTGAACCATATAACATTTTCTCTTACACCTTTGCTGCAATGGCTTTCGGGCAACTGAGCAAGGCAACGGGAAACGAAGAGTATGCAGAGATCGCAAAAAAAACATTCGATATAATACTTTCAAAAAGAAGCAATCCAAAAGGGAAATGGAACAAAGCATTTCCCGGAACGCGAAACTTGAAATCGTTCTCACTGCCGATGATACTCTGCAACCTTTCACTCGAGATTGAGCACCTGTTAGACAATGAGTTCCTGAAAAAAACCATAGATGAGTGCATTCACGAGGTGATGGAGGTGTTTTTACGACACGAACTGGACGGTTTGATCGTGGAAAATGTCAACGAGGATGGATCACTTTCCGATACTTTCGACGGGCGACTGATGAACCCGGGACATGCCATCGAGGCTATGTGGTTTATCATGGACCTGGGTAAAAGGATGAACAGACCGGAACTTATCGAAAAAGCAGTTGAGACAACCCTTAAAACAGTCGAATACGGATGGGATAAAGAACATGGGGGTATATTCTATTTTATGGACCGTAAAGGATTTCCTACACAGCAGCTGGAGTGGGATCAGAAACTGTGGTGGGTACATGTGGAGACTTTGATTTCTCTGCTGAAGGGATACCAACTGACCGGTTCGGGAGAGTGCCTTGACTGGTTCGCCAAGGTACACGATTACACATGGAGCCACTTTAAGGATCCACGGTCCCCGGAATGGTGGGGATACCTGAACAGACAGGGAGAGGTGCTGCTGGACCTGAAAGGCGGAAAATGGAAAGGGTGTTTCCACGTCCCAAGAGGACTGTACCAATGCTGGAAAATAATGGAAAGCATCAATACCTCAAGAATAAACAACTCGTTTGATTTTGCCCGGAATGTTCTGGATAACCGATAA
- a CDS encoding DUF4855 domain-containing protein: MTKIKGISTASMLLVMALSTLAVCSSGDRISHEEELIFKEKRPPLELTHYNEVPKHLVLIYDGGVHRSIRWDSEHFAPYVSSEVNGEANWLFDGFLFLEIKDGQGRGFASGYEKLPARKIEWENLLHNYFRDGNAIHALNKQIGSIRKEGSNEEFTKRKVVLSLPEPIPGQVDWGMLDGRSLLFSNKKDRLDACKWYINYAEKLFQNANFENVELVGFYWLAEEATNSRDLARDVASYIYSKKYDFYWIPYFNSDGYSEWKNLGFNVVYYQPNYFFNENTPYERLQEACNRAQKFQMNLEVEFDDRALKNNKDWGYRLRDYLDVFERNGAFDSLKVAYYQGGDAFYRLSQSKEQSDMELHKRLVKIITK; encoded by the coding sequence ATGACAAAAATTAAGGGAATATCTACTGCCTCAATGCTGCTGGTTATGGCTCTATCAACCCTGGCAGTATGTTCGAGCGGGGACAGAATCAGCCACGAAGAAGAACTGATCTTTAAAGAAAAACGTCCTCCTCTTGAGTTAACGCATTATAACGAAGTTCCGAAGCATCTTGTCCTAATTTACGACGGCGGTGTGCACCGTAGTATCCGGTGGGACTCGGAGCATTTTGCACCCTATGTCTCCTCCGAGGTAAACGGAGAGGCAAACTGGCTATTCGACGGCTTTTTATTTCTGGAAATTAAGGACGGACAGGGACGGGGTTTTGCTTCCGGTTATGAAAAGCTGCCTGCAAGAAAAATTGAATGGGAAAATCTCCTTCACAATTATTTCAGAGATGGCAATGCTATTCATGCATTGAATAAACAGATCGGAAGTATACGAAAAGAAGGCAGCAACGAGGAATTCACAAAAAGAAAAGTTGTGTTAAGCCTACCCGAGCCTATCCCCGGACAAGTTGACTGGGGCATGCTGGATGGACGTTCTCTCCTTTTTTCAAATAAAAAGGACAGGCTGGATGCATGTAAATGGTATATCAACTATGCCGAGAAGCTTTTTCAAAATGCAAATTTTGAGAATGTAGAGCTTGTCGGATTCTACTGGCTGGCAGAGGAAGCCACAAACAGCAGAGATCTTGCTAGGGATGTGGCAAGCTATATCTACAGCAAGAAATATGATTTTTATTGGATACCCTACTTCAACTCCGACGGATATTCAGAGTGGAAAAATCTGGGTTTCAATGTAGTATATTATCAGCCCAACTATTTCTTCAACGAAAATACGCCATACGAAAGACTGCAGGAAGCCTGCAACAGAGCTCAAAAATTCCAAATGAACCTGGAGGTCGAATTCGATGATAGAGCACTGAAGAACAACAAAGACTGGGGTTATCGCCTGAGGGATTATTTGGATGTTTTTGAACGGAACGGTGCTTTCGACTCGTTAAAAGTTGCTTACTATCAGGGAGGCGATGCCTTTTACCGGCTATCACAATCAAAAGAGCAGAGCGATATGGAACTACATAAAAGGCTTGTTAAAATCATAACAAAATAA